tagggctgggcgatatggaccaaaagtcatatctcgatattttctagctaaatggcgatactcgatatatatcgatattttttctgtgccataattggggtttcccccaaagcattatagcatagcatctctgttagcttcatttcattctgaggcaaacccttaaaaaacagtcagttttaatacaaagcctcgtgccaaatgttacacaggttcctttattaacagaggtctgcacaatatcaaaatgtataaaacaaatgaaataaaaataaactgcctgcatatatagaataaaaatgcttcttgaataaaataaaacaaatatccctttcctgcataacaataaaattaaaatacactgtgcaattaatacaatgtagacagtaacaggcagacttttccactgaggttgacagttgtgcaaataacaaaacatttgtgcaaatctcaaataaaacattcaagtcaatttgtcacaaaacaagctatatcaaaatcataaaaaaaaaaaatttttaaatcaatataaacgatattgtctcgtaccatatggcgtttgaaaatatatcgatatatattaaaatctcgatatatggCCCAGCCCTATAAGGGAGCATTGATTTCACTTCTCCAAAATAGATCCCTGAAAGGTTTTAAAAGCCTGAGATTGACACAAATCGTGTGTTGCTATGATTTGTTATAAAAAGGTCTTTTAATCAGATTAGAGGCAGTAGACGTCCCACAGTTGTGGGTTACTAGTGGTATTAATGTCATTTTCAGTGGTATTACAGAAGTTTTCATGAGCCAAACCTTTTTCAATCTACTTTCAGAAAGACTCATCAGGTCTTCATCTGGTTTTGAAAAACATGCTAGCTGAAGATGGAAAATGTAACGTGTTAAAACACCTTATTCATGATTAGAAACTTGGGTATTCTGACATTAGCTTATATAAGACCCTTCTGATCATAAATATGATGAGAACCAAGCTAAAACCAGGTTACAAGTCCACACATGAACACAGCCGTATAGAGGTGCAGCTTCTCAGTATTTATACGTagcgtatacaggactgtctcagaaaattagaatattgtccttttttattttctgtaatgcaaaaatgtcatacattctggattcattacaaatcaactgaaatattgcaagccttttattattttaatattgctgatcatggcttacagcttaagaaaactcaaatattctatctcaaaaaattagaatattctgggaatcttaatcttaaactgtaagccataatcagcaatattaaaataataaaaggcttgcaatatttcagttgatttgtaatgaatccagaatgtatgacatttttgtttttttaattgcattacagaaaataaagaactttatgacaatattcaaattttctgagacagtcctgtgtatatatatctttatttaaactcgaaaatcattgagggcgagccctcatttacaatgacatttacaaagacaaaaacagaatAACAAAAGAGCAGTCAATGAAACAAATATGAAGttacaattaataaataatgtaacaataaaatcaattaaaacgGATACAAACAGTGCTTAAAAGATTTAAGATCAGGGATTTAAAATTACCAAAAGATATTAGTgaattgataataataattatggtCATAATGAGCTCTGCAGCCGGGGCGGATAGTGAGGATCATGAaaatatctctttttttttttagtttagtttattttcggtcatgacacaaaaaaaaaacaaagaataaaaatgacaacaaggaaacgaatacactgttcaaagaaaacattacaaaaaagtttccaatatacaaataaacaaataacatctagaccgaaaaaggggtaggctaaagcaaagcttattatttgcctaccctcaaaaagattaattaaattaatgaaataaaagtaagAAGTActgtaagagaaagactgctagtaaaacaaattgcctccatggggataacaaagattcctcaaaaaataaaaaagatttttatttctttatctcTCTCCAGGCATTGACCAGGGCCAGATGACTTTCGAGGGCCAACACTGGCACGCCGTGGAGTCGTGCTTCTGCTGCGCCCGGTGTCGCCTGCCCCTGCTGGGCCGGCCCTTCCTCCCGCGCAGGGGCCTCATCTTCTGCTCCAGGGCCTGCTCTCTGGGGGAGGACCCCAATAACTCCGACTCCTGCGACTCGGCGCTGCACAGTAAACCCTCCCAGCACGGCAGACGGGCCGGGGCGTCGCAGAGACACCACCCTCAGCTACAGTGCGGTTCTCCCCTGCAGTCACTAGAGGGCGTCAACCGCACTGTAACTCTCACCAAAGAGTGCACTCATGCTGCAGTGGAGAACAGAGGTGAATATCAGAGGCTGCTCTCTGCTGGATTAAAACCCGTGTAGGCTGCAGTCCGTTCTCATGTCCCACATTAACATTCTTCCCCTGGCATTTATTTGATCCTCAGTGGTCCGCTGCACCGCTCCGGTTCAGAACGGATTGGCCTCCCCCAGCAGTCACGCTCCCCAGCGAGGCTCCTACTCGCCGCTGCCACACATTCACAGAGGAAACGGTTTGGGTCCGTCCTGGCCCAGCGACGTCCCCCGTTACAGTTTACTGCCAAGTGACTCTGGGGTCAAACCTGCAGACAGTGGTGTTCAGTTCCAGGGTGAGCTGAACGGTCCTGGACTGACTGGTTGTAATTCAAGAGGAACCTCCACGGACACGGACTGTATGAACTGGGTGGAGAAAACCAATCAAGCTATGCAAGGTAGCTGGAATCACTGATACGTGATAAACATGGTGCTCAGCTGCAGAAAACCCCTGAAAAACTTTGTCCTTGATGAATCTAGCTAACAATGAAATGTATTATCACCTAACTACTCTGTGTTttcttacccccccccccctttccagtgTTTCCTCCTCAGAGGATTTCTCAGGTTAGCCAAGTGATTTCCTTCGAGCCGCCCCTCTCATCAGGCGACGGCCCTGCCCTCCCACCCCCTCTGCCCATGAAGTCCCGGGACCTGATGCCCCCGGATCTGCCCCCCCTGGCTCTCCCCCACCCAGAAGATCGGCCCTCGGACTCTCCAGCCCCCATGACCCGCAGCAGCACGGCCAGGGTCAGCTTCAGAGAACCCAttagcagcagcttctccgtgGAGgacgatgaggatgaggatgaagagGGGCTTCTGGGTGAGGGGGGGGAAGACcagcaggaggaggacgaggaggaggaggaagaggacgagGGAGGTTTTGGAAGCAGGTTGCACCTGCAGAAAGGCATCCCGCCCCAAATAGATCTGCTGGGTAAGTGAAAGCCTTCAGAAAGCTGAATAATAatttcaccgcacgaatcggcacagattactttctaatactgtatttgacccggtctttgtacgttttgaacgtatagaaatgtaattctcttcagttgtgtgaaataagacctggaaacagtcattgtggcatagaattgtcaaattggtttaattcaccgtacaaattgttacagattacttttgtaatactgtatttgacccggtcttgatgagatgtacctgctgtactttactgcccttactttttaacaacttgtgctttttattattttacctcttttcttatcattttatttcatttgatttgttacttactgtttaattgtgtcttgccgcttctaatgttgatgtaaagcactttgaattaccttgtgttgaattgtgctataccaggggtcggcaacccaaaatgttgaaagagccatattggaccaaaaacacaaaaaacaaatatgtctggagccgcaaaaaatgaaaagtcttgtataagccttagaatgaaggcaacacatgcttcatgtatctatattagctataactgggggaagattttttttaaattatgcacaaaagtcgaaattttgagaaaaaagtcgaaatgtcaagaaaaaagtcgaaatttcgagaaaaaagtcagaatgtcaagattaatgttgaagtacaatcttgagacaaaagtcgaaatgtcaagaaaaaagtcgaaatgacgagaaaaaagacaaaatgttgagaaaaaagtcgaaaggtcccggaaaaagtccaaatttcgagaaaaaagtcgaaatgtcgagaaaaaagtccaaattttgagaaaaaagccgaaatatcgagattaaaaaggaaaggaaaaacgaagaaaaaaactgaaaaaaagaagaaaagaaaaaaggaaaaagagaaaaaatagaaaaaaaaggaaaaaaagaagaaaaaaaagaagaaaaaaaaaggtcaaacattttttaaaaagctccaggagccactagggcggcgctaaagagccgcatgcgtctctagagccacgggttgccgacccctgtgctatacaaataaacttgccttgccttgtcggGCTCAAGCTGATTTCAgttctgtttttttcaaatcagatGGCTCTTCATACCCACATCGTAGTGTGAGGAGAGGAAGGAGTCGCTGCCGCGTCCCTTCAGAACCCAGTCCTCCCCTGGGCTCAGAGAGGCGCTGCCGGAGCTCGCGGGCCGACCGGCCCGACCGGCCCCGGCTGGACTCCCTGGACTGGAGAGGCGACGGCGACGGCTCCTCCTCGCTCACGCTGCAGCCGGGACAGTACAAACACGGGGACTCCTGCTCCACCTGCTCCTCGTCCTCAGACTCGGAGGAGGAGGGCTTCTTCCTGGGCCAGCGCATCCCTCTGCCCCCACAGCTGCGGCAGCAGCCGGCCGACCCGCTGCAGCCCCGGGGGGACGAGGACGGCAGGGACAAGCAGAGGGAGGGCGGCCTGAGAGGCAGCATAAGACGGAGGAGAGCTCTCAGCCAGAGTGCAAAGGACAAAGATAAAAACTGTGCTATCTCCTAACAAGACACCATGTTACACTTTATTAATGTTGCACAAGAAGAACTAACAGCCACTATTTCTCTCGTGTTTGGGGGTGGTATGACGGTGGCGTAGACTTTTCCAGAGGTGAACCACACCCATCCTCACTGATGAGGGGAGTAAAGGAAACCTGGGCATGTTAATGGTGTCAGGGTTTGAGTAGAGAAGGATGTGCTCTGAGAGTCATGTGAGCAGGGATGAGCGTGGAGCGGGTCCTGGGAGCCGCGGTGCAGTCGGAGCTGCTTGTTATGCTGCAGTGAAGTATTGCTGCTCTGTGATATATCGATTTACATAAACACAGCAGGTTTAACAAAGACAGGCTTGTTCCTGTGGCTTCAGTGACCCAATTACAGCACACTCAAGTGTGCAAAGCTGTTAAAGTGTCGCTAATGCGGTATGAATTTTTGTTTTGATCAGGACTCACGGCTGACCGAGCATTTATCAGGGACCGTTCCAGTCTCCGGAAAGTGTTTTTGTTCTGGAACAAGTGAGAGACGACAAGTTATTAGACGACAACCACGGCCGAACTGTGTTCTCCAACTGAAAAGTGATCCCACTCTTTCTTATGTACATCTGACATAAAACGACTCCCTTCTAGTCTCACAGCAACGTTGTTCAAGAAGCTGTTTCACATATTTCCAGCTCTTGTTTCATAGCAGTTAGTTTTGATGACAGCTGATATGGTTTAACACTGCAGGTTGCAGAATATCAGGATATATTTAATGTACAGAAGGAGTCAGGCAGCAGTTGAGCCTCTTCCCGTCACTGTGTGACCCGGGTTTGTCCTGCACAGCTCGGTTATCGTGCTGGACAGTTGGAGGCGAACATCCTGCCACCTGCAGCCTTTTATCAAACGCTCACCATCACtgctccctcctcctccctgcaACATCTCTAACTATTCTGATGTCAAAATACCAAGGGGTACACTTCTTCACCAACAATAACACCTAAGTGCTCACTGACAAACATTGTACAGTCTGTGACGTCTAAATTACAAtaaattgagtttttttttcttttttctttttgtcatatTTTGGATTTGAAGCAGCTGGAATAGTATTTTACCTGATATGACATCTTCTATGTTCTTAAGTGCTATCTTTTAGTGTCTCTAATAGTTTTTAacacaaaatagcaaaaaatatTGGGGATTTGTGTGAATGTTGTGCTTTAGGTTTGCTGTACACTCAAAACACAATACTGCAAAGCCTGTAGTCTATAATCACGTTACTtaaaggtctttttttttatatacgcATGGCGTAGGTCACTATTTTCTTTGGGgtaaaaagaaagatatgacACTCTTCTGTTTCTCTGATTTGAtgttgtgtatatttatatgcaGCATATGAGTAAATATGTTCAATATATCCGTCTAAATGTGTGCCTTTTTCATGCTTAATATTGTAAAAGCAGAGATTTTCAGTATGCGGTGCAATTTCCTAGCCTGGTCAGCAATCCTAATTCTTTTCCTCTCAGGTTATGGCTGGCAAAGCTTAAATTGAAGCAGcaaatatagaaaaatataaatatgggGGGGAGTGGTAGcttagtggctacagaggagggctggagtctggaggacctggaggatcCAGGTTCAATGCAAAATGGCCACtggaccactgctcctagtttgactagaaatgggttaaatgcagagaataaaatctccccattgtgggattactaagggaaaaaatgatttatttcttattttatctgaattcatgatgaagatgagcaACGTGAGCCGGTGCACTCTGATGGGACTTTAAACCTCCTGGATCAAGATGCAGATCAGCATTACTcaccagctgctgcagctctggGGAAATGTTCATGCAAATAtagcttcttttttctctttgtaaCAGTTATTATcccaaccagtactggagttgaggggggatgaggggggatgaggggggatggcaccccccctgaaataaaaacggtccaaatcatcccccctgtaaaactgccatccctccttttcatcccttatgtcatttcatcaatgaatgtggttttactgctatttcaacatttagagtcatcaccagaaaaataacttatttgacaattttcacctgtttcaagtaaattttcacttgaaataagtagaaaaatctgccagtgggacaagatttaacttctcattacaagcaaaaaaatcttgttccactggcagatttttctacttatttcaagtgaaaatctacttgaaacaggtgaaaattgttgttttttaattgttgtcttgttttgtcttgtttcattttttttactaaaatgaaacattttaactagaaataagacaaatattcttgttaagattgtgagtttttgcagtgatccactttacttatcctgtgaaggacagagtcatattgataagttcagaaaagtgtttttttttgttgtgttttgatgtatttgatgtaagtccagtggatatttaaagcttacagaaggctgcatttaactgctgctatgtcattcctgcagtatttctgcaggtgttttggtcagtgctattatttataatatattata
This is a stretch of genomic DNA from Cololabis saira isolate AMF1-May2022 chromosome 12, fColSai1.1, whole genome shotgun sequence. It encodes these proteins:
- the prickle3 gene encoding protein prickle isoform X1, whose protein sequence is MFLRGSKKRRSHRPVGPPVPAEEEDPDRGQPCMRCGDQCPGFRVHGWRKICVHCKCVREEHAVRSVPGQLEKMMTKLVSDFQRHSISDDDSGCASEEYAWVPPGLKPEQVYQYFSCLPEDRVPYVNSPGERYRIKQLLHQLPAHDSEPQYCNSLDDEERKELRQFSQQRKRENLGRGVVRLFPVTMTGAICQQCGRQICGGDIAVFASRAGHGSCWHPQCFQCASCSELLVDLIYFYQDAQIYCGRHHAERLKPRCQACDEVILADECTEAEGRYWHMKHFCCFECEAALGGQRYIMRESRPYCCSCYESLYAEYCDTCGEHIGIDQGQMTFEGQHWHAVESCFCCARCRLPLLGRPFLPRRGLIFCSRACSLGEDPNNSDSCDSALHSKPSQHGRRAGASQRHHPQLQCGSPLQSLEGVNRTVTLTKECTHAAVENRVVRCTAPVQNGLASPSSHAPQRGSYSPLPHIHRGNGLGPSWPSDVPRYSLLPSDSGVKPADSGVQFQGELNGPGLTGCNSRGTSTDTDCMNWVEKTNQAMQVFPPQRISQVSQVISFEPPLSSGDGPALPPPLPMKSRDLMPPDLPPLALPHPEDRPSDSPAPMTRSSTARVSFREPISSSFSVEDDEDEDEEGLLGEGGEDQQEEDEEEEEEDEGGFGSRLHLQKGIPPQIDLLDGSSYPHRSVRRGRSRCRVPSEPSPPLGSERRCRSSRADRPDRPRLDSLDWRGDGDGSSSLTLQPGQYKHGDSCSTCSSSSDSEEEGFFLGQRIPLPPQLRQQPADPLQPRGDEDGRDKQREGGLRGSIRRRRALSQSAKDKDKNCAIS
- the prickle3 gene encoding protein prickle isoform X2 — encoded protein: MFLRGSKKRRSHRPAEEEDPDRGQPCMRCGDQCPGFRVHGWRKICVHCKCVREEHAVRSVPGQLEKMMTKLVSDFQRHSISDDDSGCASEEYAWVPPGLKPEQVYQYFSCLPEDRVPYVNSPGERYRIKQLLHQLPAHDSEPQYCNSLDDEERKELRQFSQQRKRENLGRGVVRLFPVTMTGAICQQCGRQICGGDIAVFASRAGHGSCWHPQCFQCASCSELLVDLIYFYQDAQIYCGRHHAERLKPRCQACDEVILADECTEAEGRYWHMKHFCCFECEAALGGQRYIMRESRPYCCSCYESLYAEYCDTCGEHIGIDQGQMTFEGQHWHAVESCFCCARCRLPLLGRPFLPRRGLIFCSRACSLGEDPNNSDSCDSALHSKPSQHGRRAGASQRHHPQLQCGSPLQSLEGVNRTVTLTKECTHAAVENRVVRCTAPVQNGLASPSSHAPQRGSYSPLPHIHRGNGLGPSWPSDVPRYSLLPSDSGVKPADSGVQFQGELNGPGLTGCNSRGTSTDTDCMNWVEKTNQAMQVFPPQRISQVSQVISFEPPLSSGDGPALPPPLPMKSRDLMPPDLPPLALPHPEDRPSDSPAPMTRSSTARVSFREPISSSFSVEDDEDEDEEGLLGEGGEDQQEEDEEEEEEDEGGFGSRLHLQKGIPPQIDLLDGSSYPHRSVRRGRSRCRVPSEPSPPLGSERRCRSSRADRPDRPRLDSLDWRGDGDGSSSLTLQPGQYKHGDSCSTCSSSSDSEEEGFFLGQRIPLPPQLRQQPADPLQPRGDEDGRDKQREGGLRGSIRRRRALSQSAKDKDKNCAIS
- the prickle3 gene encoding protein prickle isoform X3; this translates as MRCGDQCPGFRVHGWRKICVHCKCVREEHAVRSVPGQLEKMMTKLVSDFQRHSISDDDSGCASEEYAWVPPGLKPEQVYQYFSCLPEDRVPYVNSPGERYRIKQLLHQLPAHDSEPQYCNSLDDEERKELRQFSQQRKRENLGRGVVRLFPVTMTGAICQQCGRQICGGDIAVFASRAGHGSCWHPQCFQCASCSELLVDLIYFYQDAQIYCGRHHAERLKPRCQACDEVILADECTEAEGRYWHMKHFCCFECEAALGGQRYIMRESRPYCCSCYESLYAEYCDTCGEHIGIDQGQMTFEGQHWHAVESCFCCARCRLPLLGRPFLPRRGLIFCSRACSLGEDPNNSDSCDSALHSKPSQHGRRAGASQRHHPQLQCGSPLQSLEGVNRTVTLTKECTHAAVENRVVRCTAPVQNGLASPSSHAPQRGSYSPLPHIHRGNGLGPSWPSDVPRYSLLPSDSGVKPADSGVQFQGELNGPGLTGCNSRGTSTDTDCMNWVEKTNQAMQVFPPQRISQVSQVISFEPPLSSGDGPALPPPLPMKSRDLMPPDLPPLALPHPEDRPSDSPAPMTRSSTARVSFREPISSSFSVEDDEDEDEEGLLGEGGEDQQEEDEEEEEEDEGGFGSRLHLQKGIPPQIDLLDGSSYPHRSVRRGRSRCRVPSEPSPPLGSERRCRSSRADRPDRPRLDSLDWRGDGDGSSSLTLQPGQYKHGDSCSTCSSSSDSEEEGFFLGQRIPLPPQLRQQPADPLQPRGDEDGRDKQREGGLRGSIRRRRALSQSAKDKDKNCAIS
- the prickle3 gene encoding protein prickle isoform X4 yields the protein MMTKLVSDFQRHSISDDDSGCASEEYAWVPPGLKPEQVYQYFSCLPEDRVPYVNSPGERYRIKQLLHQLPAHDSEPQYCNSLDDEERKELRQFSQQRKRENLGRGVVRLFPVTMTGAICQQCGRQICGGDIAVFASRAGHGSCWHPQCFQCASCSELLVDLIYFYQDAQIYCGRHHAERLKPRCQACDEVILADECTEAEGRYWHMKHFCCFECEAALGGQRYIMRESRPYCCSCYESLYAEYCDTCGEHIGIDQGQMTFEGQHWHAVESCFCCARCRLPLLGRPFLPRRGLIFCSRACSLGEDPNNSDSCDSALHSKPSQHGRRAGASQRHHPQLQCGSPLQSLEGVNRTVTLTKECTHAAVENRVVRCTAPVQNGLASPSSHAPQRGSYSPLPHIHRGNGLGPSWPSDVPRYSLLPSDSGVKPADSGVQFQGELNGPGLTGCNSRGTSTDTDCMNWVEKTNQAMQVFPPQRISQVSQVISFEPPLSSGDGPALPPPLPMKSRDLMPPDLPPLALPHPEDRPSDSPAPMTRSSTARVSFREPISSSFSVEDDEDEDEEGLLGEGGEDQQEEDEEEEEEDEGGFGSRLHLQKGIPPQIDLLDGSSYPHRSVRRGRSRCRVPSEPSPPLGSERRCRSSRADRPDRPRLDSLDWRGDGDGSSSLTLQPGQYKHGDSCSTCSSSSDSEEEGFFLGQRIPLPPQLRQQPADPLQPRGDEDGRDKQREGGLRGSIRRRRALSQSAKDKDKNCAIS